In Vibrio sp. 10N, the following proteins share a genomic window:
- the can gene encoding carbonate dehydratase: MPEIKQLFDNNSKWSQEITSQRPEYFAKLEEGQSPGFLWIGCSDSRVPAERLTGLYSGELFVHRNVANQVIHTDLNCLSVVQYAVDVLKVKHIIVCGHYGCGGVNAAIDNPQLGLINNWLLHIRDLYLKHRNFLNELPREAWGDKLCEINVAEQVYNLGNSTILQNAWERGQDVEVHGVVYGIGDGKLEDLGVRCSSRETLEANYQSAMKQILNAE; the protein is encoded by the coding sequence ATGCCGGAAATCAAACAACTTTTTGACAACAACTCAAAATGGTCGCAAGAGATCACCTCCCAGCGTCCAGAGTATTTCGCCAAGCTTGAAGAAGGCCAAAGCCCTGGCTTTCTATGGATCGGTTGTTCCGATAGCCGAGTACCTGCCGAGCGACTAACCGGGCTGTATTCAGGTGAGCTTTTCGTTCACCGAAACGTTGCCAACCAAGTCATTCATACCGACTTAAACTGCTTGTCTGTGGTTCAGTACGCAGTAGATGTACTTAAAGTGAAGCACATCATCGTTTGCGGTCACTACGGATGTGGTGGTGTTAATGCCGCAATCGACAACCCTCAACTGGGCCTAATCAATAATTGGCTTTTACATATTCGCGATCTTTACCTTAAGCACCGTAATTTCTTAAATGAACTGCCACGTGAAGCATGGGGAGATAAGCTGTGTGAGATCAACGTCGCCGAGCAGGTGTACAACCTGGGCAACTCAACGATCTTACAAAATGCTTGGGAACGCGGCCAGGATGTTGAAGTACATGGTGTGGTTTATGGTATCGGCGATGGCAAACTGGAAGATTTAGGTGTTCGCTGCTCAAGCCGTGAGACCCTGGAAGCTAACTATCAAAGTGCGATGAAGCAAATTCTGAACGCTGAGTAA
- the hldE gene encoding bifunctional D-glycero-beta-D-manno-heptose-7-phosphate kinase/D-glycero-beta-D-manno-heptose 1-phosphate adenylyltransferase HldE has protein sequence MKPILPNYSDSGVLIVGDVMLDRYWYGPTGRISPEAPVPVVKVENNEERPGGAANVAMNIASLGGHAHTIGLVGMDEPAKVLTETLTSLKVKCDFVALPDYPTITKLRVLSRGQQLIRLDFEDKFEDTDPELVLAKMEQALPNVRAVILSDYAKGALEHVQRYIQKAKAAGVPVFIDPKGADFERYRGATLLTPNMAEFEHVVGKVKNEQELIEKGNALIEQFDFDALLVTRSEHGMTLLRSGKEPFHLPTQAKEVFDVTGAGDTVISVLAASVAAGKPLDEACALANAAAGVVVGKLGTSTLSTIELAEAVHGSQDTDFGVISEQALIEAVAKARAKGEKVVMTNGCFDILHAGHVSYLNHAAELGDRLIVAVNTDESVRELKGPGRPVNPTDRRMAVLAGLGAVDWVVPFSEETPRRLISEVLPSLLVKGGDYKPEEIAGGKEVIAAGGEVKVLNFEDGCSTTEIIEAIKGGRG, from the coding sequence ATGAAACCCATCCTACCGAATTACAGCGATTCTGGCGTATTAATTGTTGGCGATGTCATGCTTGATCGCTATTGGTACGGTCCAACAGGTCGCATCTCTCCAGAAGCGCCAGTGCCTGTAGTGAAAGTAGAAAACAACGAAGAGCGTCCAGGCGGTGCTGCGAACGTGGCAATGAACATCGCGTCTCTTGGTGGCCACGCACACACCATTGGACTGGTGGGTATGGATGAGCCAGCAAAAGTACTGACTGAAACTCTTACGTCGTTAAAAGTAAAATGTGACTTTGTTGCGTTACCCGATTACCCGACGATTACTAAACTGCGTGTACTAAGCCGCGGTCAGCAACTGATCCGTTTAGACTTTGAAGATAAATTCGAAGACACCGATCCAGAGCTAGTATTGGCAAAAATGGAACAAGCGCTACCAAACGTTCGTGCGGTGATCTTATCGGATTATGCTAAAGGCGCATTAGAGCACGTTCAGCGCTATATTCAAAAAGCCAAAGCAGCTGGCGTTCCAGTATTTATTGACCCGAAAGGCGCGGATTTTGAACGCTATCGTGGCGCAACCTTGCTGACACCAAACATGGCAGAGTTTGAGCATGTTGTGGGCAAAGTAAAGAATGAACAAGAGCTGATTGAGAAAGGCAATGCACTTATCGAACAGTTCGACTTTGATGCACTGTTGGTCACGCGAAGCGAGCACGGTATGACCTTGTTGCGCAGTGGCAAAGAACCTTTCCACCTGCCAACGCAAGCGAAAGAAGTGTTTGATGTGACAGGTGCGGGCGATACGGTGATCTCAGTATTGGCGGCATCCGTTGCGGCGGGGAAACCGCTTGATGAAGCATGTGCGCTAGCGAATGCCGCGGCGGGTGTGGTTGTTGGTAAACTGGGAACGTCAACGCTATCGACCATCGAACTTGCTGAAGCCGTTCACGGCAGCCAAGATACCGACTTTGGCGTGATCAGTGAACAAGCATTGATCGAAGCGGTTGCGAAAGCGCGCGCGAAAGGCGAGAAGGTTGTCATGACTAATGGCTGCTTTGATATCTTACATGCCGGTCATGTGTCTTATCTAAACCATGCCGCTGAACTCGGTGATCGCCTTATTGTCGCGGTTAATACGGATGAGTCGGTACGTGAGCTCAAAGGCCCTGGTCGTCCAGTGAACCCAACGGATCGCCGTATGGCGGTACTTGCAGGTTTGGGCGCTGTGGATTGGGTGGTGCCGTTTTCGGAAGAAACCCCTCGTCGTTTGATTTCTGAAGTATTGCCATCACTGCTGGTTAAAGGCGGCGATTACAAACCAGAAGAGATTGCGGGTGGTAAAGAGGTGATTGCTGCGGGCGGTGAAGTGAAAGTGCTTAACTTCGAAGATGGCTGCTCAACGACAGAAATTATTGAAGCGATCAAAGGTGGCAGAGGCTAA
- a CDS encoding ABC transporter ATP-binding protein gives MVALEIEQLRKTYTGGFEALKGVSLTVEQGDFYALLGPNGAGKSTTIGIITSLVNKSSGKVRVFGHDIDKELELAKQQLGLVPQEFNFNQFETVEQIVLQQAGYYGVPKEVAKQRAQKYLSQLDLWEKRGERARNLSGGMKRRLMIARALMHEPKLLILDEPTAGVDIELRRSMWDFLKEINRQGITIILTTHYLEEAELLCRNIGIIQRGELIENTSMKALLNKLHVETFILDIEGEVEVPELEGVNAQHLVNGSLEIEIEKTQGLNHIFTQLSAAGIKVLSMRNKANRLEELFVSIVREQTEAK, from the coding sequence ATGGTCGCATTAGAAATAGAACAGCTTAGAAAAACATATACAGGTGGTTTTGAAGCTCTTAAAGGCGTGAGCCTGACCGTTGAGCAGGGCGACTTCTACGCCTTGCTTGGCCCCAACGGAGCAGGAAAGTCGACCACCATCGGCATCATCACTTCGTTGGTGAACAAAAGCTCTGGCAAGGTACGTGTCTTTGGCCATGACATTGATAAAGAGCTCGAACTGGCTAAGCAGCAGTTGGGGTTGGTGCCGCAAGAATTCAATTTCAACCAGTTTGAAACGGTGGAGCAAATTGTACTTCAGCAAGCGGGTTACTACGGAGTACCGAAAGAGGTCGCGAAACAACGAGCACAGAAGTACTTGTCTCAGCTCGACCTGTGGGAAAAACGTGGTGAACGTGCTCGTAACTTGTCGGGAGGGATGAAGCGCCGATTGATGATTGCTCGCGCCCTGATGCATGAGCCAAAGTTATTGATCTTGGATGAGCCGACGGCGGGCGTTGATATTGAACTGCGCCGCTCAATGTGGGATTTCCTTAAGGAGATCAATCGCCAAGGTATCACTATCATTCTGACCACGCACTACCTTGAAGAAGCCGAACTGCTGTGCCGTAACATCGGCATTATTCAGCGTGGCGAATTGATTGAGAACACCTCGATGAAGGCGCTGCTCAATAAGCTGCATGTCGAGACCTTTATTCTAGATATTGAAGGTGAGGTTGAAGTTCCTGAGCTTGAGGGTGTGAATGCCCAGCATCTGGTCAACGGTTCGTTGGAAATTGAGATTGAGAAAACCCAGGGGCTTAATCACATCTTCACTCAACTATCAGCGGCAGGGATTAAAGTACTATCAATGCGAAACAAAGCGAACCGTCTTGAAGAGCTGTTTGTCTCCATTGTTCGCGAACAGACGGAGGCAAAATAA
- the hpt gene encoding hypoxanthine phosphoribosyltransferase has product MKHTVEVMISEQEVHERVQVLGKAITEHYKGSEDLVMVGLLRGSFVFMADLARAIDLTHCVDFMTASSYGNTMESSRDVRILKDLDDDIKGKDVLLVEDIIDTGNTLNKVKEILSLREPKSIEICTLLDKPSRREVNVDVKWIGFEIPDEFVVGVGIDYAQKYRHLPYIGKVVPQE; this is encoded by the coding sequence ATGAAACATACTGTAGAAGTCATGATTTCTGAGCAAGAAGTTCATGAGCGCGTACAAGTGTTAGGCAAAGCCATCACCGAACATTATAAAGGCAGCGAAGACCTAGTGATGGTTGGTTTGCTTCGTGGCTCTTTTGTGTTTATGGCGGATTTGGCACGCGCGATTGATTTGACTCACTGCGTTGATTTTATGACCGCTTCTAGCTACGGCAACACTATGGAAAGCTCTCGCGATGTGCGCATTCTTAAAGACCTAGATGACGACATCAAAGGCAAAGACGTACTGCTTGTTGAAGATATTATCGATACAGGTAATACCCTTAACAAAGTGAAAGAGATCTTGTCGCTGCGTGAGCCAAAATCCATTGAGATCTGTACGCTATTGGATAAGCCGTCTCGCCGTGAAGTTAACGTAGACGTGAAGTGGATTGGTTTTGAGATCCCTGACGAGTTTGTTGTTGGCGTGGGTATTGATTACGCTCAGAAGTACCGTCACTTGCCATACATCGGCAAAGTGGTACCTCAGGAGTAA
- a CDS encoding LuxR/HapR/OpaR family quorum-sensing transcriptional regulator has product MDSIVKRPRTRLSPQKRKLQLMEIALEVFAKRGIGRGGHADIADIAQVSVATVFNYFPTREDLVDEVLNHVVCQYSNFLSNTIDLDVNIKENLVHILDGVVDMVVEDCHWNKVWFEWSTSTRDEVWPLFVSSNKTSQALIENMFIKAIERGEVCPHHNPKHLTSLFHGLCYSLFVEAMRTNDSDTVKSLTDCYLDMVCIYNNEEAH; this is encoded by the coding sequence ATGGACTCTATAGTAAAAAGACCTAGGACGCGTTTGTCTCCACAAAAGCGCAAATTGCAGCTTATGGAGATAGCGCTAGAAGTATTTGCAAAGCGCGGGATCGGACGCGGGGGACATGCCGATATTGCAGATATCGCACAAGTCTCTGTGGCAACTGTATTCAACTATTTCCCAACACGCGAAGACCTAGTGGATGAAGTACTTAACCACGTCGTGTGTCAGTACTCTAACTTTCTTTCGAATACCATCGATCTTGATGTCAACATCAAAGAGAACCTGGTTCACATTCTAGATGGTGTCGTGGATATGGTGGTCGAAGATTGTCACTGGAACAAAGTTTGGTTTGAGTGGAGTACTTCTACCCGTGATGAAGTTTGGCCACTCTTCGTAAGCTCAAACAAAACCAGTCAGGCCTTGATTGAAAACATGTTCATTAAAGCCATTGAACGCGGTGAAGTTTGTCCACACCACAACCCTAAGCACCTCACTAGCCTCTTCCACGGCTTGTGCTACTCACTGTTTGTCGAAGCGATGCGCACAAACGACAGTGATACGGTGAAGTCGCTCACTGATTGCTACTTGGATATGGTGTGCATCTACAACAATGAAGAAGCGCACTAA
- a CDS encoding ABC transporter permease, whose product MYGLYWTAFKSLLTKEINRFTRIWVQTLVPPAITMTLYFIIFGSLIGSRIGEMNGFSYMEYIVPGLIMMSVITNSYSNVASSFFSAKFQRNIEELLVAPVPNYIIIAGFVMGGVVRGLLVGTIVTIVSLLFVDLRVEHWGIIIATVFLTSVVFSLGGLINAVFAKTFDDISIIPTFVLTPLTYLGGVFYSISLLPEFWQGVSKINPIVYMVNAFRYGFLGVSDVGIVTSFGVLLAFIVVLYGVAHHLVTKGIGLRS is encoded by the coding sequence ATGTATGGCTTGTATTGGACAGCATTTAAAAGCCTGCTGACTAAAGAGATCAATCGCTTCACGCGTATTTGGGTGCAAACTCTAGTACCGCCCGCGATCACGATGACGCTGTATTTCATCATCTTTGGTAGTTTAATTGGTTCGCGCATCGGCGAGATGAACGGCTTTAGTTACATGGAGTACATTGTGCCGGGTCTTATCATGATGTCGGTAATTACTAACTCATACTCTAACGTGGCATCGTCATTCTTTAGCGCTAAGTTTCAGCGCAATATTGAAGAGTTGCTCGTTGCGCCAGTGCCAAACTACATCATTATTGCAGGCTTTGTGATGGGCGGTGTGGTGCGCGGATTACTCGTAGGGACCATAGTGACGATTGTATCGCTGCTGTTTGTCGATCTGCGCGTAGAGCATTGGGGCATTATTATTGCAACGGTGTTTTTAACCTCGGTGGTCTTTTCCCTGGGCGGTCTCATCAACGCCGTGTTTGCTAAGACGTTTGATGATATCTCCATCATCCCAACGTTTGTGCTCACGCCACTGACTTACCTTGGCGGGGTGTTCTATTCGATCAGCTTGCTGCCTGAGTTTTGGCAGGGAGTGTCAAAAATCAATCCAATCGTCTATATGGTTAATGCTTTCCGCTATGGTTTTTTAGGCGTGTCCGATGTAGGGATTGTGACATCTTTTGGCGTACTCTTGGCGTTTATCGTGGTACTTTATGGTGTAGCCCATCATTTAGTGACCAAGGGAATTGGCTTAAGAAGCTAA
- the glnE gene encoding bifunctional [glutamate--ammonia ligase]-adenylyl-L-tyrosine phosphorylase/[glutamate--ammonia-ligase] adenylyltransferase, with translation MQLPPELQHDADKALTQLKDTYSDFSHWPAERLTQLQHVTAMSQFVTEALQKDDALFEQLPDMLSESSREDHYRERLAAQLASCDQEADGHRVLRRFRNREMVYIAWRDFINDWSLEESLSHLSMLAEAMIFETYQWQYQACCKEWGTPCNAEGEAQPMLIIGMGKLGGGELNFSSDIDLIFTYPENGETQGARRSIANAQFFTRLGQRIIKALDQQTFDGFCYRVDMRLRPFGESGPLVMSYAALEDYYQEQGRDWERYAMVKARVMGREMYPEYQELRQMLRPFVFRRYIDFSAIQSLRRMKSMISSEVRRRGLGNNIKLGAGGIREVEFIAQVFQLIRGGREPSLRGRGLLETLEAIETLKLLEVDEVNQLRDGYRFLRRQENLLQAMADKQTQTLPDSTAEQSKLAFAMGFDNWQSMLKATEQHMLNVHNVFANLIGEEEEDEEANPIAKHFHELWDMAGRGEVIQHILEHDLNVENAQDKRAVIQQFKTDLAKKTLGPRGREVLNRLMPKIFSAIYSHKDAEFGLPRVLHVLHRIVTRTTYLELLDEHPAALTQLVRLCTASPMISEQLGRYPILLDELLDPAHLYNPVPLESYKTELRDYLARIPEEDMEQQMEALRQFKQTCILRIAAADIAGVLPVMKVSDHLTYLAEAIVEAGINQAWQQMAAKYGEPTHLKDRGSKGFAVIGYGKVGGWELGYNSDLDIVFMHDCPVNVYTDGKKEIDGRQFYLRLAQRIIHIFSTRTASGILYEVDTRLRPSGASGLLVSPTDAFDEYQHNDAWTWEHQALVRARIIFGDVPLEQAFSHTRHTILCKSRDQAKLTEQVVGMREKMRDHLGGKKAGRFMLKQDPGGITDIEFLAQYLVLQYSHEKPKLTRWSDNVRIFESMMAQGVMEEEQAMALTHAYTTLRDEIHHRNLLNLDADVADDKFGTEKAIVVEAWNAWLGTR, from the coding sequence ATGCAACTGCCTCCCGAATTACAACATGATGCCGACAAGGCGCTGACGCAACTCAAAGACACTTATTCTGATTTTTCTCATTGGCCTGCCGAGCGATTGACTCAGTTGCAGCACGTGACGGCGATGAGCCAATTTGTTACCGAAGCGCTGCAAAAAGATGATGCGCTGTTTGAGCAGTTGCCAGACATGCTCAGTGAATCCAGCCGTGAGGATCACTATCGAGAGCGCTTGGCGGCGCAATTGGCGTCATGCGATCAAGAAGCCGACGGCCACCGTGTGCTGCGTCGATTCCGGAATCGTGAAATGGTCTACATCGCTTGGCGAGACTTCATTAACGACTGGAGTCTTGAAGAGAGCCTTAGCCATTTGTCTATGCTCGCCGAAGCGATGATCTTTGAGACTTATCAGTGGCAATATCAAGCGTGTTGCAAAGAGTGGGGTACGCCATGCAATGCGGAGGGTGAAGCGCAACCGATGCTTATTATTGGGATGGGTAAGCTTGGCGGTGGTGAGCTGAACTTCTCGTCCGATATCGATTTGATTTTTACCTATCCAGAGAATGGTGAAACGCAAGGGGCGCGACGTTCGATTGCAAACGCTCAGTTCTTTACGCGCCTTGGTCAGCGCATCATTAAAGCGCTCGATCAGCAAACCTTTGATGGCTTTTGTTATCGCGTTGATATGCGCTTAAGACCCTTTGGTGAAAGTGGCCCATTGGTCATGAGTTACGCTGCGCTGGAAGACTACTACCAAGAGCAAGGGCGTGATTGGGAGCGCTATGCCATGGTCAAAGCAAGGGTGATGGGACGAGAAATGTACCCAGAATACCAAGAGCTAAGACAGATGCTGCGCCCATTTGTGTTTCGTCGCTACATTGACTTTAGTGCAATTCAATCGTTACGCCGAATGAAGTCGATGATCAGCAGTGAAGTTAGGCGTCGCGGTTTGGGCAACAACATCAAGCTTGGCGCAGGCGGCATCCGTGAAGTGGAATTTATTGCTCAAGTATTCCAGTTGATTCGTGGTGGACGCGAGCCAAGTTTGCGTGGTCGAGGCTTATTAGAAACATTAGAAGCGATTGAGACGTTAAAACTGCTTGAAGTAGATGAGGTCAATCAGCTAAGAGACGGCTATCGATTCTTACGTCGTCAGGAAAACTTGCTACAAGCGATGGCTGACAAGCAAACCCAAACCCTACCAGACAGCACAGCAGAGCAGAGTAAGCTTGCTTTTGCGATGGGCTTTGATAACTGGCAGAGCATGTTGAAGGCCACTGAGCAGCACATGCTTAATGTCCATAATGTGTTCGCCAACTTAATCGGTGAAGAGGAAGAGGACGAAGAGGCTAACCCAATCGCCAAGCACTTCCATGAGCTTTGGGACATGGCGGGCCGTGGTGAGGTGATTCAGCATATTTTGGAGCACGACCTGAACGTTGAAAACGCGCAAGATAAGCGGGCGGTGATTCAGCAGTTTAAAACCGATCTTGCCAAGAAGACTTTAGGGCCTCGTGGCCGTGAGGTGCTCAATAGGCTGATGCCGAAGATCTTTAGTGCGATATACAGCCATAAAGATGCTGAGTTTGGATTGCCGCGCGTGCTGCATGTCTTGCACCGCATCGTAACACGTACGACGTATTTGGAACTGCTTGATGAGCACCCTGCGGCGCTGACTCAGTTGGTACGCTTGTGTACTGCCAGCCCGATGATTTCTGAGCAGTTGGGGCGCTACCCGATCTTGCTTGATGAGCTATTGGATCCTGCGCACCTCTATAATCCGGTGCCGTTAGAGTCCTATAAAACGGAGCTTCGCGACTATTTGGCTCGAATTCCTGAAGAGGATATGGAGCAGCAAATGGAGGCGTTGAGGCAGTTTAAGCAGACGTGCATTCTGCGTATAGCCGCCGCCGATATTGCGGGTGTGTTGCCAGTCATGAAGGTGAGCGATCACTTGACCTATTTGGCTGAGGCAATTGTTGAAGCCGGTATCAATCAGGCTTGGCAGCAAATGGCGGCTAAATATGGCGAGCCAACGCACTTAAAAGATCGCGGTAGTAAAGGGTTTGCCGTCATTGGTTATGGCAAAGTCGGCGGTTGGGAGCTGGGCTATAATTCTGATTTGGATATTGTGTTTATGCACGATTGCCCAGTAAACGTGTATACCGATGGGAAAAAAGAGATTGATGGCCGCCAGTTCTACCTACGTTTAGCGCAGCGGATTATTCATATATTTTCTACACGTACTGCGTCGGGCATCTTGTATGAAGTGGATACCCGCCTGCGTCCATCAGGCGCTTCTGGACTTTTAGTCAGTCCAACCGATGCGTTTGATGAGTACCAACACAATGATGCCTGGACTTGGGAGCATCAAGCATTGGTCAGAGCGAGAATTATCTTTGGTGATGTGCCGTTGGAGCAAGCGTTTAGTCATACCCGTCATACTATCTTGTGTAAATCTCGCGACCAAGCCAAGCTGACTGAACAGGTGGTTGGGATGCGCGAAAAAATGCGTGATCATCTTGGCGGCAAAAAAGCGGGCCGCTTCATGCTGAAACAAGATCCAGGCGGTATTACTGATATCGAGTTTTTAGCTCAGTACTTGGTGCTGCAATACAGCCACGAGAAGCCAAAACTCACCCGCTGGTCTGACAATGTTCGCATCTTTGAGTCGATGATGGCACAAGGTGTCATGGAAGAGGAGCAGGCGATGGCATTGACCCATGCTTACACCACATTGCGTGATGAAATTCATCATCGAAACCTGCTCAATTTAGACGCAGATGTGGCCGACGATAAGTTTGGAACGGAAAAAGCCATTGTGGTTGAAGCATGGAATGCCTGGCTTGGAACCCGCTAG
- a CDS encoding SulP family inorganic anion transporter — protein MKLGRRFEDINLKGDVFGGVTTAIISLPLALAFGVASGAGAEAGLWGAIMVGLFAALFGGSSTLISEPTGPMTVIMTAVLTSMMAKYPETGLAMTFTVVMMAGVFQILLGTLKLGKYVTLMPYSVVSGFMSGIGVILIILQLAPLLGQAAPSGGVIGTLTALPEMIANIDLAELFLGALTLAILFLLPKKYRQHVPPQLVALVVVTLLSVLIFDSESIRRIGEIPAGLPSLVMPHFNAEMFTEMVIDALVLGTLGCIDTLLTAVIGDSLTRKEHDSDKELRGQGLANLLAGLFGALPGAGATMGTVTNIQVGARSPLSGVVRALVLMLVVLVASGLTEPIPMAVLAGIAVYVGFNILDWSFIQRAHKVSIPGMAIMYGVMLLTVFVDLIVAVGLGVFISNIIIIERLSREQARQVKAISDADDDDVPLTETERALLDNSQGKVLFFYLSGPMIFSVSKAISRQHSSISDYQAMILDLTDVPMIDVTVGLALENAIKDAQDANCYVYLLCPHEKIRAQLDKFHVIDLVPDDNIFIEREAALEAAHIATA, from the coding sequence ATGAAGTTAGGACGTCGATTTGAAGATATTAACCTAAAAGGAGATGTGTTTGGTGGTGTCACCACGGCGATCATCTCTTTGCCACTCGCGCTGGCGTTTGGTGTAGCCTCAGGAGCGGGTGCTGAAGCTGGTTTGTGGGGCGCGATCATGGTCGGCCTATTTGCAGCGCTATTTGGTGGTTCCTCTACCTTAATCTCTGAGCCGACGGGCCCGATGACGGTCATTATGACCGCGGTACTCACCAGCATGATGGCTAAGTACCCTGAAACCGGATTAGCCATGACCTTTACCGTGGTCATGATGGCAGGTGTGTTTCAGATATTACTTGGGACACTCAAGCTTGGTAAATACGTCACCTTAATGCCTTATAGCGTTGTTTCTGGTTTCATGTCAGGCATTGGCGTTATTCTTATTATACTCCAGCTTGCGCCGTTATTGGGGCAAGCTGCGCCATCGGGTGGTGTCATTGGCACCTTGACGGCCCTCCCTGAAATGATCGCCAACATTGACCTTGCGGAACTATTTTTAGGGGCGTTAACTCTGGCGATTTTGTTCCTACTACCGAAAAAGTATCGCCAACATGTGCCGCCTCAGTTGGTGGCGTTGGTCGTGGTGACGTTACTCTCTGTTTTGATATTTGATAGTGAATCGATCCGTCGTATTGGCGAAATCCCAGCGGGACTGCCGTCACTTGTCATGCCGCATTTCAATGCCGAGATGTTCACTGAAATGGTGATTGATGCCCTAGTACTTGGCACATTGGGTTGTATTGATACCTTGCTGACCGCAGTTATCGGTGACTCACTCACGCGTAAAGAGCACGACTCGGATAAAGAGCTACGAGGCCAAGGGCTAGCAAACTTACTAGCGGGTTTGTTTGGTGCTCTTCCTGGTGCTGGTGCGACTATGGGTACCGTGACGAACATTCAAGTGGGCGCTCGTTCGCCGCTATCTGGTGTGGTGCGTGCATTAGTACTGATGTTGGTCGTACTGGTGGCCAGTGGTTTAACGGAGCCTATCCCGATGGCGGTACTGGCGGGTATTGCCGTGTATGTGGGTTTTAACATTCTCGACTGGAGTTTTATTCAGCGTGCTCACAAGGTGAGCATTCCAGGTATGGCCATCATGTATGGTGTGATGCTGCTGACTGTATTTGTAGACTTGATTGTGGCGGTTGGCCTTGGAGTGTTCATCTCCAACATCATTATTATCGAGCGATTGAGCCGCGAGCAGGCGAGACAAGTAAAGGCCATCAGTGATGCCGATGATGACGATGTACCATTAACCGAAACAGAAAGAGCATTGCTTGATAACTCTCAAGGCAAGGTGTTGTTCTTCTACCTGTCAGGGCCGATGATCTTCAGTGTCTCGAAGGCTATTTCGAGACAGCACTCAAGTATTTCTGATTACCAAGCGATGATCCTCGACTTAACCGATGTTCCAATGATCGATGTGACGGTTGGCTTGGCATTGGAAAATGCCATTAAAGATGCGCAAGATGCCAACTGCTATGTGTATCTACTTTGTCCACATGAGAAGATCCGCGCGCAATTGGATAAATTCCACGTCATTGATTTGGTGCCGGATGACAATATCTTCATTGAGCGTGAAGCTGCGCTGGAAGCTGCGCATATCGCGACGGCTTAA